In the Streptomyces fradiae ATCC 10745 = DSM 40063 genome, one interval contains:
- a CDS encoding CocE/NonD family hydrolase encodes MSPAPPTTVRIDGLATDVLLPTGPGPHPAVLVRTPYDRRSHTAELAAWAAHGFAALAQDVRGRYGSRGDWRPYGDHESRDAATTLRWVRDQPWSDGRAVAAGASYAAYCALAAPGADAVLAAVPALGPAETAREPTGPERLHARAGWWTAHGRGRASTAAAPPDLRRLPVRALLDTPGWAALWDAPRRPPRTGDVPLLAVGGTRDPFAEDTVRLWRGWRGPARLLLGPWGHGLTADPAPEARPAHRVPLGRLYTRWAHAALAGALHGHRAAVGLGDSDHWYALPDPAGAALYRFGDPAGLRLLHGAEFTADPEHPVRSDDLAVPARTPADRCLLAGPPLPRPLDLLGPAEVRLDATADTPSADWAVRLVALTPDGHARPLATGVVRRTRPGPFTVPLGHLARRLDAGTRLRVEVAGHHFPAHARNPHTGEDPVTATRLTASRRTVRPSGSHLRLPAVPRARLHRADPLQEIPT; translated from the coding sequence GTGTCCCCCGCGCCCCCCACCACCGTGCGGATCGACGGCCTCGCCACCGACGTGCTCCTCCCCACCGGGCCCGGACCGCACCCCGCCGTCCTCGTCCGCACCCCCTACGACCGGCGCTCCCACACGGCCGAGCTCGCCGCGTGGGCCGCGCACGGCTTCGCCGCCCTCGCCCAGGACGTGCGCGGCCGGTACGGCTCACGCGGCGACTGGCGCCCCTACGGCGACCACGAGTCCCGCGACGCCGCCACCACCCTGCGCTGGGTCCGCGACCAGCCGTGGAGCGACGGACGGGCCGTCGCCGCCGGGGCGTCCTACGCCGCGTACTGCGCCCTCGCCGCCCCCGGCGCCGACGCCGTCCTCGCCGCCGTGCCCGCCCTCGGACCCGCCGAGACCGCCCGCGAACCCACCGGACCCGAACGGCTCCACGCCCGCGCCGGCTGGTGGACCGCCCACGGCCGGGGCCGCGCCTCCACGGCCGCCGCCCCGCCCGACCTGCGCCGGCTCCCCGTGCGGGCCCTCCTCGACACCCCCGGCTGGGCCGCCCTGTGGGACGCCCCCCGCCGCCCGCCGCGCACCGGCGACGTGCCGCTCCTGGCGGTCGGCGGCACCCGCGACCCGTTCGCGGAGGACACCGTACGGCTGTGGCGCGGCTGGCGCGGCCCCGCCCGGCTGCTGCTCGGCCCCTGGGGCCACGGCCTCACCGCCGACCCCGCGCCGGAGGCCCGGCCCGCCCACCGCGTCCCCCTCGGGCGGCTGTACACGCGCTGGGCGCACGCCGCCCTCGCGGGCGCCCTCCACGGGCACCGGGCGGCCGTCGGGCTCGGCGACAGCGACCACTGGTACGCCCTGCCCGACCCGGCCGGGGCCGCCCTCTACCGCTTCGGCGACCCGGCGGGCCTGCGGCTGCTGCACGGCGCCGAGTTCACCGCCGACCCCGAGCACCCCGTGCGCTCCGACGACCTCGCCGTCCCCGCCCGCACCCCCGCCGACCGCTGCCTCCTCGCCGGGCCGCCGCTGCCCCGCCCCCTCGACCTGCTCGGCCCCGCCGAGGTTCGGCTCGACGCCACCGCCGACACCCCGTCCGCCGACTGGGCCGTCCGCCTCGTCGCGCTCACCCCCGACGGCCACGCCCGCCCCCTCGCCACCGGCGTCGTGCGCCGCACCCGGCCGGGCCCCTTCACCGTGCCGCTCGGCCACCTCGCCCGCCGCCTCGACGCGGGGACCCGCCTGCGCGTCGAGGTCGCCGGCCACCACTTCCCCGCCCACGCCCGCAACCCGCACACCGGCGAGGACCCGGTCACCGCGACCCGCCTCACCGCCTCGCGGCGCACCGTGCGCCCCTCCGGCAGCCACCTGCGGCT